The following coding sequences lie in one Onychomys torridus chromosome X, mOncTor1.1, whole genome shotgun sequence genomic window:
- the LOC118573978 gene encoding small integral membrane protein 10-like protein 2A — protein MAVTTALSAAAAAAALSGLAMRLSRWAATRGSYSAFCKGLTRTLLTFFDLAWRLRVNFPYFYMVASVMLNVRLQVRIE, from the coding sequence ATGGCGGTGACTACAGCCCTGTCTGCTGCAGCGGCGGCTGCGGCCCTATCAGGCCTGGCAATGCGACTGTCGCGTTGGGCGGCGACACGCGGCTCCTACAGCGCCTTCTGCAAGGGGCTCACACGCACGCTGCTCACCTTCTTCGACCTGGCCTGGCGGCTGCGCGTGAACTTCCCTTACTTCTACATGGTGGCCTCGGTGATGCTCAATGTCCGCCTGCAGGTGCGGATCGAGTGA